GACGTGAAGCTGGAGACCGGTCGCACGCACCAGATCCGGGTGCACTTCTCGGCGATCAAGCACCCGTGCGTCGGGGACCTGACCTACGGTGCCGACCCCGTCCTCGCGCGGAAGCTCGGCATCACCCGGCAGTGGCTGCACGCCCGGAGCTTGTCCTTCGAGCACCCGGCCGGCGGCTGGGTGACCTTCGAGAGCGAGTACCCGGACGACCTGCAGCACGCGCTCGACCAGCTCCGGGACCACGACGGCTGATCCCGGTACCGTGGCGGGGAGTGAGCTAGGTGACGAAGGGGTCGGCCATGGCAGAGTCGAGACCGTTCGGGGGCTCGGACGCACCCACACCGCCCACCGGCATGCAGGCGATCGACCCCGAGGACGTGGACGCCTCGCAGTTCAGCAGCCTCGGGGACTTGATCAACGCTGAGGACGTGGGCCCGGCGGCGCCGTCGGTCCTCGGTGCGCCGGAACCCTCGAGCCCGGAGGGCGACGCGGGGGACTGGCCGAAGCTGGAGTACCGCAGCCGGAACAAGCCGGAGCGCCCCAAGCGCAGCAACCCGCTCAACCTCTTCCGCCGCAAGGACCGCTGAGCACCGTCGTCCGCGGCTCCAGTGGGAACCAGGTCCGCGACCCCCACGGGAGGTGCGGACGGCACCGAGCGGTGTGCGGCGCACGTGCCGGAGGCACGGTGCACGACCCCTGCACCTCGTCCCACCGCGGGAACGGCGCGGGCGTGGGGGTCAGAGGGCTTTGAGTTCTTCGAGGACCTCGCGGACCGAGGTCTTGGCGTCGCCGAAGAGCATCGACGTCTTCTGGTCCGCGTGGAGGGGGTTGTCGACGCCGGCGAAGCCGGTGCTCATCGACCGCTTCAGCACGATCACCGTCTTCGCCTGGTCGACGTTGAGGATCGGCATCCCGTAGATCGGCGAGCCCGGGTCGGTGCGGGCCGCCGGGTTGGTGACGTCGTTGGCGCCGATCACCAGCGCGACGTCGGCGCGGGCGAACTCGTCGTTGATCTCGTCCATCTCCTTGAGCTGCTCGTACGGCACGTCCGCCTCGGCGAGCAGCACGTTCATGTGGCCGGGCATCCGGCCCGCCACCGGGTGGATCGCGTAGGACACGTCGACACCCCGGTCGACCAGCAGCTTCGCCATGTCCTGCACCGCGTGCTGGGCCTGGGCGACCGCCATGCCGTAGCCGGGCACCACGATCACGCGCTCGGCGTAGGCGAGCTGGATGGCCACGTCGGACGCGCTGGTCGACCGCACCGACCCGCCGTGGGCGGTCGGGGCGGGCGCGGTCGCCCCGCCGAAGCCGCCCGCGACGATGGACGGGATCGAGCGGTTCATCGCCTTGGCCATCTGGTCGGTCAGGATCGAACCGGAGGCGCCGACCAGCATCCCGGCGACGATCATCGCCGTGTTGCCCAGCGCGAGCCCGGCCGCCGCCGCGGACAGCCCGGTGAACGCGTTGAGCAGCGACACCACCACCGGCATGTCGGCGCCGCCGATCGGCAGCACCACCGCGATCCCGGCCAGCCCCGCCAGCACCAGCACCGCCACCAGCAGCGGCTCGGCCTCGCTGCCCAGCCCCACCACCACGGCGCACCCCACGGCCGCGGCCAGCAGCAGCACGTTGAGCGGCAGCTGCAGGCGGCCGAGCGTGATCGGACGACCGGGCACGAGCTCCTGCAGCTTGCCGAACGCGACCAGCGAACCCCAGAACGAGATCGAGCCGATGATCGCGGCGAACAGCGTGGCGATCGGCACGAACGCCGGTTCGCCCAGGAACCCCGGGTCCTCCCGGAACTCGACCCAGGCGGTGAGCGCCACCGCCCCGCCGCCGACGCCGTTGAACAGCGCCACCATCTGGGGCATCGCGGTCATCTTCACCCGCCGCGCGGCCGGGACGCCGATCACCGTGCCGACCACCAGCCCGAGCGCGATCAGCCCCCAGTTGCCCAGGCCGGGGGTGAGCAGCGTGGCGACCACCGCGACCACCATGCCGGCCGCCGCGATCGCGTTGCCGCGCGCCGCGGTCCGCGGCCCGGTCAGGCCCATCAGGCCGTAGATGAACAGGGCGAACGCCAGGATGTAGAGGACCGACCGCAGCGTGATCACGTGTCGGTGTCCTTCCGCGCGGGCTCCGGCTTGCGCTTGAACATGCCCAGCATCCGGTCGGTGACCAGGAACCCACCGACCACGTTGATGGTGCCGAAGACGATCGCCACCAGCGCCAGCAGCTGCGAGCCGAGGTCGTCCACACCGGACCCCAGCACCAGCACGCCGCCGAGCAGCACGATGCCGTGGATGGCGTTGGTGCCGGACATCAGCGGGGTGTGCAGGGTGTTCGGCACCTTGGAGATCACCGCGAAGCCGACGAAGCCGGCCAGCACGAGGATCGCCAGATCGGCCAGGAACATCGCACCTCCTCCCTGGGCGGGTCGGGCGGTGGCCACGCGCGACCGGTCATCGGTGGCCCCCGACGTGGTCCGGTCGGGCGATGCAGGCGGCGGCCAGCACCTCGTCGGTGAAGTCGGGGGCGGGCCGGCCGTCGACCAGCACCAGCTCCAGCAGCGCCAGCACGTTGCGGGCGAAGAGCTCGCTGGCGTGCTCCGGCATGGTCGCCGGGAGGTTGAGCGGGGCGGCGATGGTGACCCCGTGCTCCACCACGGTGCTGCCGGGCCGGCTCAGCTCGCAGTTGCCGCCCGCCGACCCGGCCAGGTCGACGACGACGCTGCCCGGCCGCATCCGGCGCACCGCCTCGGCGGGCACCAGCCGCGGCGCCGGGCGTCCCGGGACCAGCGCGGTGGTGATCACCACGTCGAACCCGCTGATCGCCTCGCCGAGGCGCCGGGTCTGCTCGGCGCGTTCGTCCTCGGTGAGCTCCCGCGCGTAGCCGCCCTCGCCGACCGCCGAGACGCCCAGGTCCAGCCACGTCGCCCCGACCGAGCGCACCTGCTCGGCGACCTCGGGCCGCACGTCGTAGCCGGTGGTGCGGGCGCCGAGCCGCTTGGCCGTGGCCAGCGCCTGCAGCCCGGCCACGCCGACGCCGAGCACCAGCACCGACGCGGGCTTCACGGTGCCCGCCGCGGTGGTGAGCATCGGGAAGAACCGGGTGCACTCGCCGGCGGCGAGCAGCACGGCGCGGTACCCGGCCACGGTGGCCTGGGAGGACAGCGCGTCCATGGACTGGGCACGGGAGATGCGCGGCACCGACTCCAGGGCGAACGCGGTCACCCCGGCCTGGCGCAGCCGCTCCGCCAGGTCCGGGTCGGTCAGCGGGTCGAGGAAGCCGATCAGCGTCGAGCCGCGGGACAACCGGGCGGTCTCGGACCGGCTGGGCGGGCGGACCTTGACCACCACGTCGGCCGGCCACGGGTCGCCGAGCCGGGCGCCGGCCTCGGTGAACGCCTCGTCGGGGATGAGCGCGGCCTGCCCGGCCCCGGGTTCGACGACCACGTCGAGGCCCTGCGCGCACAGCCGGGCGACGACGCCGGGGACGAGCGCGACCCGGCGCTCGCCCGGCGCTGGTTCGCGCGGGACACCGACGGTGGTGCGACCGCCCTCCTGCGAGGTCATGGGAACAGCAGCCCACACCGCGATCGGAACCGCAAGGCCACACGCCAGCGGATCACCGGGACAGACGTACTCGGGCGCGGCGGGGGACTACAGGTCGGTGATGTCCCAGAGGAGGGTGCGCTGGGTGTCGCCGGGCCGTGGTGTCCACCGGACCGCGGTGAGCTCGGTGGACTCCGGGAGCACGTACACCGTGTGGCCGCCCGCCGTCTCGCCCGGGGGCACGCCGATGCGGTGCGGTGGACGGGAGGACAGCGAGATCGGCGACTTCGACACCGCCGACCCGTCCTTGGTGATCAGCTCCAGGTACAGGTCGGGCAGGGAGGTGAACGGCGTCTGGCCGCGGTTGGTCAGCTCGGTGTGCACCACCACCGCGCGCTCGCCCTCCTCGAGCTCGTACCCGGCCGCGGTGAACAGGAAGTCCGCCGGGTCGACCACCTCGACCAGCAGGATCGTGAGCCGCTCGCCCTCCGGTCCCTCCACGTCGAGCTTGCTGCCGACCTTGCCGGTGCGCACCGGCGGCTGCGGGCCCGACTGCGGTTGCTGGTCGCCGCGCGCCCACGCGGCCGACCCGGGCGGGCCCCAGGTGCCCATCGGGTCCTGCGGGGCGGGCTGCGGCGGCCCGAACGAGGTCGGCGGCGGCACCGGCGTGAACTGCTGCGGGCCGCTCGGCGCACCGTAGTGGGGCGCGGGGTAGCCGCCGGACGGCGTGGGATAGCCGCCCGTGGGCTGCGGGTGCGGGCCGGAGGGCACCTGGTGCCCGCCGCTGGGCGGACCGGAGACCGGGTAGGGGCCGCTCGCGAGGTTGTGCTGCGCGGCCCACTGCTGCGCGGCGGCGACCGCGTTGCGGATGCCCTGCGGGTCGCACTCGACGCCGACGATGAGCGGGAGACCGGTGGTGGACAGGGCAGCGAGGCGCGCGGCGACGTCGCGCACGTCCATGCCGAGCCGACCGGCGATCTCGGGGACCGCCGCACGGCCCATCTCGGCGACGACGCTCAGCAGTCGCACGTCCACGGGATCAGGGCCAGCCACGTCGTGCCACGCTACCCGCTCCGGGGACGCCACGCGTCAACGGCACGGGGTTTCGGCCCGGCCCGCGACCGGCGCGCGCCGCCCACCACACCTCCCGGCGGAAAGCTCGCGCAACGCCGGGGGAATCGATGGTCACACGGCGTGCGCGCGTTAGGCTGACAACTCCCCCGAACAGCCGTCGCGAAGGAGGAGGACTCCCCGTGCCCGTCGACCCCTTCGTCCACCTGCACGTGCACACCGAGTACTCGATGCTCGACGGTGCGGCGAAGGTGGGAGCGCTGTTCGCCGAGGCGGAGCGCTTGGGCATGCCGGCGGTGGGGATGACCGACCACGGCAACATGTTCGGTGCCGACGAGTTCTACCAGCAGGCCAAGAAGACCGGCATCAAGCCGATCATCGGCATCGAGGCCTACCTGGCGCCGGGCAGCCGGTTCCACAAGAAGCCGGTGTTCTGGGGTGAGGCCAAGCAGCGCGGCACCGACGAGTTCGGTGAGGGCGGCGACGTCTCCGGTGCCGGTGCGTACACGCACATGACGATGCTGGCCCGCAACGCCACCGGCCTGCGGAACCTGTTCACGCTGTCCAGCCGCGCGAGCTTCGAGGGCTACTACCGCAAGCCGCGCATGGACAAGGAACTCATCGCCGAGCACGCCGAGGGCATCATCGCCACCACGGGCTGCCCGTCCGGCGAGGTGCAGACCCGGTTGCGGCTGCGGCAGTTCGACGAGGCGCTGCGCGCCGCCGCGGAGTACCAGGAGATCTTCGGCAAGGAGAACTTCTTCCTGGAGCTGATGGACCACGGGCTGCCGATCGAGCGGTCGGTGCGCGAGGGCCTGCTGGAGATCGCCAAGAAGCTCGACATCCCGCCGCTGGCCACCAACGACAGCCACTACGTGACGGTCGACCAGGCGGAGTCGCACGGCGCGCTGCTGTGCGTGCAGTCGGGCAAGACGCTCAGCGACGAGTCGCGCTTCAAGTTCGACGGCGACGGCTACTACCTGAAGTCCGCGGAGGAGATGCGCGAGTACTGGGACTCCGAGGTCCCGGGGGCGGCGGACAACACGCTGCGCGTCGCGGAGATGGTGGAGTCCTACGAAGACGTCTGGAAGTTCCAGGACCGGATGCCGCGGGTGGCCGACGGCAGCGGCCGGTCGGAGCGGGAGCTGCTGGCGGAGGAGATCGAGCGGTACCTGCCGACGCGCTACCCGGACGGGCCGACCGACGAGTGCCGCAAGCGGATCCAGGTCGAGCTGGACGTGCTGGACACCAAGGGGTACTGCGCGTACTTCCTGGTGGTCGGCGACCTGACGCGGTGGGCGAAGTCGCAGGGCATCCACGTGGGCCCGGGCCGTGGTTCGGCGGCGGGGTCGCTGCTGGCCTACATCCTGCACATCACGAACCTGGACCCGCTGGAGCACGGCCTGATCTTCGAGCGGTTCCTCAACCCGGAGCGCAACTCGCCGCCGGACATCGACCTCGACTTCGACGACCGCCGCCGCGACGAGGTGCTGCAGTACGCGATCAACAAGTACGGGCGGGACAAGGTCGCGCAGGTCATCACCTTCGGCAAGATCAAGACGAAGGCGGCGATCAAGGACGCGGCGCGGGTGCACCACGGCCAGCCCGGGTTCGCCATCGCGGACAAGATCTCCAAGGCGCTGCCGCCGCCGATCGCGGCCAAGGACATCCCGCTGTCGGGGATCGTGGACCCGCAGCACGAGCGCTACGCCGAGGCGGCCGAGGTGCGCAGCCTCATCGAGAACGACCCGACGGTGTCGCAGATCTTCGACACCGCGCGCGGGCTCGAGGGGCTGATCCGCAACGCGGGCGTCCACGCGTGCGCGGTGATCCTGTCCTCGCAGCCGCTGATGGGCACGGTGCCGCTGTGGGCCCGCGAGGACGGCTCGATCATCACCGGCTGGGACTACCCGTCCTGCGAGGCCATCGGCCTGCTGAAGATGGACTTCCTGGGGCTGTCGAACCTCACCATCCTCGGTGACGCGCTGCGGATGGTGAAGGAGAACCACGGCCGCGAGATCGACCTGTCCAACCTCGCGCTGGACGACAAGGCCACCTACGAGCTGCTGGCCCGCGGGGAGAGCCTGGGCGTGTTCCAGCTCGAAGGTGGCGGCATGCGCGAACTGCTCAAGCGCATGCAGCCCACCGAGTTCGCCGACATCGTGGCCTGCAACGCGCTGTACCGGCCGGGCCCGATGGAGGTCAACGCGCACAACGACTACGCCGACCGCAAGAACGGCAAGAAGCCGGTCGAGCCGATCCACCCGGAGCTGGACGAGCCGCTCAAGGACATCCTGGCCGAGACCTACGGTCTGATCGTCTACCAAGAGCAGATCATGGCGATCGCGCAGAAGGTGGCCGGCTACAGCCTCGGTCGAGCGGACATCCTGCGCCGCGCGATGGGCAAGAAGAAGAAGGAGGTGCTGGACCAGGAGTTCGAGGGCTTCCGGGACGGGATGCTCGCGCAGGGCTTCTCCAACGAGGCCATCGAGAAGCTGTGGGCCACGGTGCTGCCCTTCGCCGGCTACGCGTTCAACAAGTCGCACGCGGCGGGTTACGCCCTCGTGGCGTACTGGACGGCCTACCTGAAGGCGAACTACCCGGCCGAGTACATGGCCGCCCTGTTGACCTCCAACGGCGACAACAAGGACAAGATGGCGGTCTACCTGGCCGAGTGCCGCCGGATGGGCGTCAAGGTGCTCTCGCCGGACGTCAACGACTCCAAGGACACCTTCGC
This region of Saccharopolyspora hordei genomic DNA includes:
- a CDS encoding NAD(P)(+) transhydrogenase (Re/Si-specific) subunit beta produces the protein MITLRSVLYILAFALFIYGLMGLTGPRTAARGNAIAAAGMVVAVVATLLTPGLGNWGLIALGLVVGTVIGVPAARRVKMTAMPQMVALFNGVGGGAVALTAWVEFREDPGFLGEPAFVPIATLFAAIIGSISFWGSLVAFGKLQELVPGRPITLGRLQLPLNVLLLAAAVGCAVVVGLGSEAEPLLVAVLVLAGLAGIAVVLPIGGADMPVVVSLLNAFTGLSAAAAGLALGNTAMIVAGMLVGASGSILTDQMAKAMNRSIPSIVAGGFGGATAPAPTAHGGSVRSTSASDVAIQLAYAERVIVVPGYGMAVAQAQHAVQDMAKLLVDRGVDVSYAIHPVAGRMPGHMNVLLAEADVPYEQLKEMDEINDEFARADVALVIGANDVTNPAARTDPGSPIYGMPILNVDQAKTVIVLKRSMSTGFAGVDNPLHADQKTSMLFGDAKTSVREVLEELKAL
- a CDS encoding NAD(P) transhydrogenase subunit alpha; this translates as MFLADLAILVLAGFVGFAVISKVPNTLHTPLMSGTNAIHGIVLLGGVLVLGSGVDDLGSQLLALVAIVFGTINVVGGFLVTDRMLGMFKRKPEPARKDTDT
- a CDS encoding Re/Si-specific NAD(P)(+) transhydrogenase subunit alpha, whose translation is MTSQEGGRTTVGVPREPAPGERRVALVPGVVARLCAQGLDVVVEPGAGQAALIPDEAFTEAGARLGDPWPADVVVKVRPPSRSETARLSRGSTLIGFLDPLTDPDLAERLRQAGVTAFALESVPRISRAQSMDALSSQATVAGYRAVLLAAGECTRFFPMLTTAAGTVKPASVLVLGVGVAGLQALATAKRLGARTTGYDVRPEVAEQVRSVGATWLDLGVSAVGEGGYARELTEDERAEQTRRLGEAISGFDVVITTALVPGRPAPRLVPAEAVRRMRPGSVVVDLAGSAGGNCELSRPGSTVVEHGVTIAAPLNLPATMPEHASELFARNVLALLELVLVDGRPAPDFTDEVLAAACIARPDHVGGHR
- a CDS encoding AsnC family protein — translated: MAGPDPVDVRLLSVVAEMGRAAVPEIAGRLGMDVRDVAARLAALSTTGLPLIVGVECDPQGIRNAVAAAQQWAAQHNLASGPYPVSGPPSGGHQVPSGPHPQPTGGYPTPSGGYPAPHYGAPSGPQQFTPVPPPTSFGPPQPAPQDPMGTWGPPGSAAWARGDQQPQSGPQPPVRTGKVGSKLDVEGPEGERLTILLVEVVDPADFLFTAAGYELEEGERAVVVHTELTNRGQTPFTSLPDLYLELITKDGSAVSKSPISLSSRPPHRIGVPPGETAGGHTVYVLPESTELTAVRWTPRPGDTQRTLLWDITDL
- the dnaE gene encoding DNA polymerase III subunit alpha, translating into MPVDPFVHLHVHTEYSMLDGAAKVGALFAEAERLGMPAVGMTDHGNMFGADEFYQQAKKTGIKPIIGIEAYLAPGSRFHKKPVFWGEAKQRGTDEFGEGGDVSGAGAYTHMTMLARNATGLRNLFTLSSRASFEGYYRKPRMDKELIAEHAEGIIATTGCPSGEVQTRLRLRQFDEALRAAAEYQEIFGKENFFLELMDHGLPIERSVREGLLEIAKKLDIPPLATNDSHYVTVDQAESHGALLCVQSGKTLSDESRFKFDGDGYYLKSAEEMREYWDSEVPGAADNTLRVAEMVESYEDVWKFQDRMPRVADGSGRSERELLAEEIERYLPTRYPDGPTDECRKRIQVELDVLDTKGYCAYFLVVGDLTRWAKSQGIHVGPGRGSAAGSLLAYILHITNLDPLEHGLIFERFLNPERNSPPDIDLDFDDRRRDEVLQYAINKYGRDKVAQVITFGKIKTKAAIKDAARVHHGQPGFAIADKISKALPPPIAAKDIPLSGIVDPQHERYAEAAEVRSLIENDPTVSQIFDTARGLEGLIRNAGVHACAVILSSQPLMGTVPLWAREDGSIITGWDYPSCEAIGLLKMDFLGLSNLTILGDALRMVKENHGREIDLSNLALDDKATYELLARGESLGVFQLEGGGMRELLKRMQPTEFADIVACNALYRPGPMEVNAHNDYADRKNGKKPVEPIHPELDEPLKDILAETYGLIVYQEQIMAIAQKVAGYSLGRADILRRAMGKKKKEVLDQEFEGFRDGMLAQGFSNEAIEKLWATVLPFAGYAFNKSHAAGYALVAYWTAYLKANYPAEYMAALLTSNGDNKDKMAVYLAECRRMGVKVLSPDVNDSKDTFAAVGSDIRFGMSAIRNVGSNVVASIVKTREEKGRYTSFTDFLDKSEILVCNKRVIESLIKAGAFDSLGHTRMSLVQHHESAVEAVIGLKRQQAMGQFDLFGADDSADSAESSPLAHLTFSPEEWPRKQLLSYEREMLGLYVSAHPLDGAERLLAPYQDTSIAELVGGEREVGAGKDQIKIAGMISGIQRRINKNGHPWAIVTLEDLDASVEVLFFPKAYEMFADCLVEDTALAVKGRVNEREGTISVFASDAVPVDISAAETDPGTDPAFVIKVPVSRVDQSLVQELKRTLQAHAGTTPVHVKLQSPRGVTRLALSSDYFVSTENGLQGELKGLLGAGCFESV